In Candidatus Baltobacteraceae bacterium, the DNA window TTGCGCTCCAAGATCGAGGAAGACGCCGGCCTCCCGCCGATCGTGCAAACGATTCATGGGTACGGCTACAAGTTCGTGCGCGCATGAACGTGCGCGAACGGCCGGTCCACTCGGTCGCGCAGCTTTTGCCCAGGGTCCTCCGCTCGCTCGAGCACGGCCCGAACGTTCCCCTGCTGGTCCTTCGCATTCCCGAGCGCGCGCAGCACGCGGAGCGCGAAACCCTCGACGCTTTTCTCGGCGCCGCCGAGCGCATCGTGCGCAAAGGCGACCCGTTGGTCCATGAACCGGGCAGCAATTGGTTCGCGATCGCCATGCTCGCCCCGGCGCGGGGAGGGGCGGCCAAGCTCACGCTGGACGCGCGTTCGGCACTCGAGCGCATCGCCGCGACGATGTCGCTGGTGATCGGCAGACGCATGGAGACCGGATGGTGGCCGATCGCTTCGAGAGGCGACCTCGATTCATTCGAGTCTACGATCGAGCGCGCGCTCGAACGAGGTGCGCGGGAACGCGAGCGATTCGAATTCCTGGCGATGGTCGGTCACGAACTGCGCACGCCCCTCACCTCGATCCGCGGCTACATCGAAACCATTCTGGACGATGGTCTGGACCGGCGCACGACTCGACGATTTCTCCAAGTGGCGCGGAACGAAGCGCTGCGCCTCGGGCGATTGGTCGACGGTATGCTCGATTTTTCTCTGCTCGATCTCGGACCGCAGCCGGCTCCCGGGGTCACCGACATGGGCGCGGCGACGCGCGCCGCCCTCGAAGCGCTCGCGCCAATCGCACGCGAGGCACGCGTGCGGATGCAGCTTCGCGCCGGCGAGGGTCTCTTCGCGCGAATCGGCGCCGACGGCTGCATGCACGTTTTGCTCAACGTCATCGAGAACGGGATCAAATACGGGTCCCCCGGCGGTCGCGTCGCGATCTCGCTCGAACGCCAGGACCCGTTTGTTCAGGTGACGGTTGACGACGATGGTCCCGGCGTGCCGGCCGACGAGCGCGAGCGCATCTTCGAGCATCGAGCGCGCGGCGGGTCCGCGCGGGCAACGCCGGGGACCGGCATCGGTCTTACGATCGTGCGCACGATCGTCGAGCGCGCCGCGGGGAGCGTGAACGCGCAATCGTCGCCGCTGGGCGGCGCACGATTCGTCATTCGTCTTCCCGCCGGCAAAGCGGAATCGAGACCCGATCCGTCGTAGAACGTAGTCCGTGGCGACGTCACGGACTGTTTTTGCTCACGAGAGCGAATCGGCTCTCGCCAGGCTCTTCGATTTTTATCGAATCGCCTGGGAATACGAACCTCGCTCGTTTCCGATTCTTTGGGATACATGCGGCAGACCTGTCGCTTTTTTTACGCCCGATTTCTACTTGCCGGAATACGATTTGTACATCGAGATGACCGTCGCAAAGCCATCGCTCAATACACGCAAAAACCGTAAGCTGCGCTTGATGGCGCGGCACCATCCGCAGGTGCGCGTGAAGCTCTTCACCCGGCGCGACGTCGAGCGGCTCTTTGCGCGCCTCTCTCCGGCGGCGTGATCGGCGAGCTGCTCTTCGACGCACCGGCGATCGCCGAGCGCGTCCACGAGCTCGGCGAGCA includes these proteins:
- a CDS encoding HAMP domain-containing sensor histidine kinase — encoded protein: MNVRERPVHSVAQLLPRVLRSLEHGPNVPLLVLRIPERAQHAERETLDAFLGAAERIVRKGDPLVHEPGSNWFAIAMLAPARGGAAKLTLDARSALERIAATMSLVIGRRMETGWWPIASRGDLDSFESTIERALERGARERERFEFLAMVGHELRTPLTSIRGYIETILDDGLDRRTTRRFLQVARNEALRLGRLVDGMLDFSLLDLGPQPAPGVTDMGAATRAALEALAPIAREARVRMQLRAGEGLFARIGADGCMHVLLNVIENGIKYGSPGGRVAISLERQDPFVQVTVDDDGPGVPADERERIFEHRARGGSARATPGTGIGLTIVRTIVERAAGSVNAQSSPLGGARFVIRLPAGKAESRPDPS